One Triticum dicoccoides isolate Atlit2015 ecotype Zavitan chromosome 5B, WEW_v2.0, whole genome shotgun sequence genomic window carries:
- the LOC119308876 gene encoding uncharacterized protein LOC119308876, which produces MGLLPTPKQVYGRTPRYLKNINMTTTDGSPYEVEHDVWEVIAKMKEHIKKQDQIIKDMNNKEGYVNNGIEEENLQSNDNGISRSPVLLGKTKRIQCNGPVEARSSMQHDIPEDNNLSRSHEKVGDHDVNQLQIQQNSSSPQDLVIDSVLEVREMRNITGESVSRPNQQRTRTEHPHRSKRGRSSSIKVEIHQVAWFTAPKLPTQTLIIMSA; this is translated from the exons ATGGGTTTGCTTCCAACTCCTAAGCAAGTCTACGGTCGGACGCCACGGTATCTAAAGAACATCAATATGACTACAACTGATGGATCACCATATGAAGTTGAACATGACGTTTGGGAGGTAATAGCAAAGATGAAGGAGCATATAAAAAAGCAAGACCAGATTATTAAAGATATGAAtaacaaagaaggctatgtcaataaTGGCATAGAAGAG GAAAACCTCCAATCAAATGATAATGGTATTTCTCGGTCACCAGTACTGCTTGGTAAAACAAAG AGAATCCAATGCAATGGACCCGTTGAGGCACGCTCGTCTATGCAACATGACATTCCTGAGGATAATAATTTATCACGTTCGCATGAAAAG GTTGGCGACCATGATGTCAACCAATTACAAATTCAACAAAATTCATCATCACCACAAGACCTTGTTATTGATTCTGTGCTAGAG GTGAGGGAAATGAGGAATATTACGGGTGAATCTGTTTCGAGACCGAACCAGCAAAGGACTAGAACTGAACACCCACACCGCTCAAAAAGAGGGCGTTCTTCTTCCATCAAGGTAGAGATTCACCAAGTAGCATGGTTTACTGCACCCAaattaccaacccaaaccctcaTTATCATGTCTGCttga